CGGAGATTTGTCCCTTTCGGAAAAGGCTTCTTCGCGGAGAGGTTCATGACGAAAATACCTGGGTGCTCGGGGGGGTCTCCGGGACCGCCGGCCTTTTCGGGACCACTCGAGGCGTCCTGGGCCTTCTTAAGGCCTTTCTAGAGGTCTATCACGGAAGGCCCCGGGGCTTTCTTACCCCGGAATTATTACGCACCTTCTGGGACTATCGCCATCCTTATGGAGTAAGGGCCCTGGGCTTTGATCGTCCCTCTGGAGGGGCCTCAAGCGCCGGGCCCTCCTGGCCCCGGAAGGGGCTCGGTCATTTGGGCTATACCGGCTGCGCCTTTTGGATAGCCCCCGAGGAGACCCTCATCGCGGTGCTTCTTACCAACCGGGTGCATCCCACCCGAAAAAACCGCCTCCTTCAGGGCTTCAGACCTCGCTTTTTTAACGAGGTGTGGCAGGCCGCAAGAGGCAAGGTTGGTTGACAAGCAAGCGAGAGCCGTTATCATTAAAAACGTCTGCGGCCCCATCGTCTAGCGGCCTAGGATACTGGCCTCTCACGCCAGAGACCCGGGTTCGAGTCCCGGTGGGGCCGCCAGTATTTTCAAGGGTTTCCAAACACCCTCTGTTTCATAAGTCTCCTTGGTGTCCATAAACCGGTCCGAATAACCGTCGGTATTCGTTTTTTATCAACTTTGACTTTTCAGGGCTACTTTCCGTATAAAAACGCACGGGAGGCGGGGCGCTTGTCAAGTTTTCTGTGTCTGGACTTAGTGGTCATCTTTAGAAAACCTCTCCTCAAAAAGGTAGGTAGTGTTTCACAAATTGTGTCCGAGGGGGTAAATAAAGAGGCCTTCCTCCTTGCGATAATAAGTGGGAGTCAAACCAAAGGGAAGGAGGAAGGCCATGCAGGACAGAGAAATTATAGAAAAGCTGGAGGACCTCATCAAGGAGGCCATTAAAAGCGTGATTGAGCGACTGGCTATTGAGGAAAGAAGCCTTTACCTTGAGGAACCCCCTGAAACCAAAGGCAATGGTTTCTACTCTCGCTCCCTTCTCACCAAATACGGGCCTATTGAAGGCCTTATGGTTCCCAGAACTCGAGATGGAAACTTTAGAGCTCAGATTCTACCTCCTCCAAGGAGAAGAGCCGGTCTCGACTTGGGAGAAGCTGTATTGGCCTTGTACGCTTCGGGAGCCAGTACCAGGGCGGTTTCAAGATTTATCGAGACCATTTACGGGGCTTACTATTCGCCAGCCAGTATAAGCAGACTAACGGAGGTAGCCGAGGACCAAATTGAGTCCTGGAGAAAGCGAAGGCTTTCGGAGGAATACTTTGCCCTTTATCTGGATGCTACTTTTCTGCCGGTGAGGAGAGGAACTGTGGCCAGGGAGCCGGTGTATCTGGCTTTGGGGATAAGGCGAGATGGGACCAGAGAGATTGTGGGCTTTTGGACCAGTGGAGGGGAAGGTGAGAGCGCTCTGGTTTATCAGGAAATTTTCAACGAACTGCGCGAAAGAGGTCTCAAGAGGATTGAGGTGGTCATAGGGGACGGGCTATCAGGCTTGAAGGAGGCGGTTCTCAGGGTTTATCCTGGGGCCAGGTTTCAGAGATGCGTTCTTCACAGTCTCAAGTATAGCCTGAGGAAGGTTCGGAGGTCTCACCGAGAGGCGCTGGCTCAGGATTTGAGGAAAATTTATCGGGCTGGGAGGAGGTCCGAGGCCCTGGAGGCCTTCAGGGCTTTCAAGGCCCGGTGGCAAGGGAAGTATCCGGAAGTAGTGAAGCACTGGGAGGAGAACCTCGAGGATCTCTTGGTTTTTCTGGAATATCCGGAGCCTATTCGGAATTATATTTACACCACGAATCAGCTTGAAAGGCTGATTAAAGAGGTCAAGCGCAGGACCAAGGTGATAGAGGTTTTCTGTGAGCCTGGGGCACTTTACAAGGTAGTCTATCTGGTGCTTAGGGGTCTAGAGGAGAAATACCGTTCGCGAAAACTGAGAGGTTTTGAGGATCTTATGGAGGAAGGCCTCTTATCCTGCGGACACAGTTGACGAAACACTATGAAAAGGTACCTCAGGAGATGAGCTACTTCCCGATACTTCCAGTTAGGACGCCTCCAGCGACCCTCTAAAAGTTCTTTGGCCAATAGCCCGTACCGAAAATTCCGATCCCTTTCCGAAGCCCTGCAGATTACGGGAGTTCTGAGGGTGGTCCTTTACAGGATGAGAATTTAAGTAGGCGGGCCCGGCCGGCCAAGCCGGGCCCTGTTTCGCAAGATCGGCCTTAGAAGGAAAAGCTCACACTCACGCCGCCGAAGAAGTGGTCGTGGTGGTTGTCCAAGGAGCCGGCCTCAAGGAGATCGTCGGCGTCGTCGGAAAGGGAAAAGCTGTAGTAGACCTTGGGGGTCACGGTGAAGTACTGACCAACTGGGACGCTGACCTCCGCCCCAAGCTGGAGATAGAGCCAGCCGGAAAACTCATCGTTAGGATCGTCGGGATCGGGATAGGCACCCTTGTCGTCGGAGTCGAGGTACATGGCCGAGGCCGAGAGGCTCAAAGTGGCCTTGTACCAGGGTAGCCCAAAGTCCCGCCCGGCCGAGAGCTCATACCAGGTGCCGGGATAGTGGGAGAGTTCGCGATAAATCGTAAGACCGAAGTTGATCCCGGTCTTGGGACAGGTGGCCGAAAGCCCGGCAAAGAGCTCAAAGGAATCGTCGATACCATCCAGGGCGTAATAGATGCCTCCCACATCCAGACTCATTCCGTAGGGCAACTTGTCGTAGGTATATCCGAAGGTGAAATCCGTCTCGTTCCAGTTGGCATCGTCACTACCCTTCTCGTCGGTGTCATAGTTACCCCAGAGGTTCACATAGGCCCCGAGGTAGGAGACCGTCATCGAGGGTTGAATCACTACCGAGTCGTCCGAAAGTCCGAAGCCCCGCCAGACATACTGGGAGAGCACATCTACCGTGAAATCCGCCGAGGGCTTGGCCTCCTCAGCCCTTACCCCTCCCGCAAGAAGCCATAACCCGAATACCACAAACCCTAACATTACCCAAATCCTTCTAGCACCCATTCTATACCTCCTTTACATTTTTGTTATTGGATAGTCTAAATTTTTTAACATTTACCCAACAAAGAATTTAAATAGCGGCCTCTCCCCGTTCGCCGGAGCGTATCCTGAGGGCCTCAATGACCTCATAGACGAAGATCTTTCCGTCTCCGATCTCGCCGGTACGGGCCGCCGAAGCGATGGCCTGCATAATCTTTTCCACATCTTCGTCCTTACAGACCACCTTCACTTCTATTTTGGGCAAGAGATCCACCCGGAATTCCCGTCCCCGGAACTGTTCCACCAGGCCGGCCTGCCGCCCGTGACCCTCCACCTGATAGACCGTGACCCCGGGATGGCCCACTTTTTCCAAAGCCGCCAAAACCTCCTCCATTTTTTCTGGTCTAATGATGGCTCTTATTTCCTTCATGGTCTTACCTCCTTACGGTATAGAATTCGGGATAAGCCGGGGTACCGTGTTCCAATAGATCAAGCCCCTGAATCTCCTCTCGCGGAGAGACCCGAATACCGATAAGAACATCTAGGAGCTTGAAGAGGATAAGCCCCACGCCAAAGGCCCAGACGAATAGGGCCCCCGCTCCGATCAGCTGGGCGATGAGCTGATCTACCCCGCCCCCGTAGAAGAGTCCCTTCACGAAGGGAGGTTCGATGGCGTAGTTTCCGTAAGTTCCATCGGCAAACAGACCCACGGCGATAAGACCCCATAGGCCGTTAAAACCGTGTACCGGGACGGCTCCCACCGGGTCATCAACCTTTATAGCCTCAAGGAAATAGACCCCGGCCACAAGGATGATACCGGCCACCACCCCGATCACCACCGCGGCCCAGGCCTCAACCCAGGCACAGGGAGCGGTAATGGCCACCAGGCCAGCAAGCACGCCGTTCAGGGCCATACCCAAGTCGAACTTCCGGGTCTTGGCGAGCACGATGAGAAGCGCAGTTAGAGAGGCCGCCGCGGCCGCAAGGGTAGTATTCACCGCGATCACCGAGATGCGCAGATGATGGGCAGAAAAGGTAGAACCGGGGTTGAAGCCGTACCAGCCGAACCAGAGGATGAAGACCCCGAGCGTAGCCAACGGGATGTTGTGGCCGGGAATGGCCCGGGGTTTGCCGTTTTTGTCGAACTTCCCAAAACGCGGCCCGAGAACGATGGCCCCGGCAAGCCCCACCAAACCTCCTACGGCATGCACCACACCGGAGCCCGCGAAGTCCAGATGTCCGAGACCAAAGGGAAGCTTCGAAAGCCAGCCCCCACCCCAGACCCAGTGGGCGTAAACCGGGTAGATGAAACCGGTAATCGCTATGGAATAAAGGAGATAAGCCTGAAACTTGATACGTTCGGCCACGGCCCCGGAGACGATGGTCGCCGCCGTGGCGGCAAAGACCATCTGCCAGAAAAAGGAAAGGTAGTTGCCGACATCGTAACCCTCACCAGAGAGGAAAAAGCCCGAGGTCCCGATGAGGCCCTTCCAGTCCGTGCCGGTAATCAGGGCATAACCCACGGCCCAGAAGGCCAGTGCCCCCACCACAAAGTCCATGAGGTTCTTGGTTAAGAGATTGGTGGCGTTCTTGGCCCGGCAGAAACCGGCCTCTACCAGGGCAAAGCCCGCCTGCATGAACATCACCAGGAATCCGCACACCAGCACCCACACGTAGTCCACCGGAAGCCCAGGATCCGCCTTGAGCGTCTTGGCCCCGGTGGGGTCCCCGGCCAGGGCTACCCCGGCCAAACCCCCTAAAAGC
This portion of the Thermosulfurimonas marina genome encodes:
- a CDS encoding IS256 family transposase, which produces MQDREIIEKLEDLIKEAIKSVIERLAIEERSLYLEEPPETKGNGFYSRSLLTKYGPIEGLMVPRTRDGNFRAQILPPPRRRAGLDLGEAVLALYASGASTRAVSRFIETIYGAYYSPASISRLTEVAEDQIESWRKRRLSEEYFALYLDATFLPVRRGTVAREPVYLALGIRRDGTREIVGFWTSGGEGESALVYQEIFNELRERGLKRIEVVIGDGLSGLKEAVLRVYPGARFQRCVLHSLKYSLRKVRRSHREALAQDLRKIYRAGRRSEALEAFRAFKARWQGKYPEVVKHWEENLEDLLVFLEYPEPIRNYIYTTNQLERLIKEVKRRTKVIEVFCEPGALYKVVYLVLRGLEEKYRSRKLRGFEDLMEEGLLSCGHS
- a CDS encoding ammonium transporter, producing MRYRLGVRPKFGPLLVALLGGLAGVALAGDPTGAKTLKADPGLPVDYVWVLVCGFLVMFMQAGFALVEAGFCRAKNATNLLTKNLMDFVVGALAFWAVGYALITGTDWKGLIGTSGFFLSGEGYDVGNYLSFFWQMVFAATAATIVSGAVAERIKFQAYLLYSIAITGFIYPVYAHWVWGGGWLSKLPFGLGHLDFAGSGVVHAVGGLVGLAGAIVLGPRFGKFDKNGKPRAIPGHNIPLATLGVFILWFGWYGFNPGSTFSAHHLRISVIAVNTTLAAAAASLTALLIVLAKTRKFDLGMALNGVLAGLVAITAPCAWVEAWAAVVIGVVAGIILVAGVYFLEAIKVDDPVGAVPVHGFNGLWGLIAVGLFADGTYGNYAIEPPFVKGLFYGGGVDQLIAQLIGAGALFVWAFGVGLILFKLLDVLIGIRVSPREEIQGLDLLEHGTPAYPEFYTVRR
- a CDS encoding P-II family nitrogen regulator: MKEIRAIIRPEKMEEVLAALEKVGHPGVTVYQVEGHGRQAGLVEQFRGREFRVDLLPKIEVKVVCKDEDVEKIMQAIASAARTGEIGDGKIFVYEVIEALRIRSGERGEAAI
- a CDS encoding TorF family putative porin, producing the protein MGARRIWVMLGFVVFGLWLLAGGVRAEEAKPSADFTVDVLSQYVWRGFGLSDDSVVIQPSMTVSYLGAYVNLWGNYDTDEKGSDDANWNETDFTFGYTYDKLPYGMSLDVGGIYYALDGIDDSFELFAGLSATCPKTGINFGLTIYRELSHYPGTWYELSAGRDFGLPWYKATLSLSASAMYLDSDDKGAYPDPDDPNDEFSGWLYLQLGAEVSVPVGQYFTVTPKVYYSFSLSDDADDLLEAGSLDNHHDHFFGGVSVSFSF